In Saccharomyces paradoxus chromosome IV, complete sequence, the DNA window ATTATGTTCTATTTACTGCAGTCTTTCTCATATCGATATTAACTGCGATTTTCCACCCAATTCAGTCAACATGCATCACTCTATTGATAATCAAGCTCCTGACTACTGCTGGTGAGTCTTCGTCCACAATTGCtatcaatttcaagatcattttgaaaacgTTTGTTCCCTTCATTACTATGACATTAGTTATGTTGCGCTGTGATCCCTCATTTGACATTGACGCGGGGGATATGAACAAAATCTTTGCGTCTTTGACAGCATATGCTGTCTTAATATTAGCGCTAAGGTATGCATCGCCGATGCTATTATCAACGTTATCAAGTAGTATAGATGTTGTTTACAAAGACACTGGCATCGCACAAGATTCGATAAGTagaaacaagaaatttcCTCTAATGCTCGTATTACCGTTTATTTCGTTTGCCCTTTTGTACCTAATGACCATCTTTAACAATACTTACAATATCCAATTATTGATGGTGTTTGTGTTTTTTGGATGTTTAtccatcttctttttgtctttaAAAGATTTGTTCACAGAGGatggaaatcaaaaaaagagaggTCAAGAGGATGAGCATTGTCGTATGTTTGAGACAAAGTACATGATTTCCCATTTTTGGCTGACAAGGTTTACCATTTTGATGACAGGTATAATGGCCATTGTAGTGCATTTTTTATCCTTTAATGAAATTACTTCTTCCATTAAAACAGATTTGCTAAGTTTGCTTTTCGTCATAATCGCGGAATATGGTTCCACTTTCTCTAGCATACATCCTGATTCGCATTCCCATAATCATGCACATCATCATTCCCATTTAACCAACTCATTGCCtcttgaaaatgaaagtaTATTCAGGCAAATGGCTCTGAATAAGGATACCAggtcaattttttcattcttatTATTGAATACCGCTTTCATGTTTGTACAacttttatattctttccGTTCCAAATCGTTGGGCTTATTGTCTGATTCGCTACATATGGCCTTAGACTGTACATCTTTATTGTTAGGTCTAATTGCTGGTATATTGACTAAGAAACCAGCAAGTGATAAATTCCCTTTTGGTCTAAACTATCTCGGTACCTTGGCAGGCTTCACTAATGGTGTTCTGTTACTGGGCATAGTATGCGGTATCTTTGTCGAGgcaattgaaagaatttttaatCCCATTCATCTGCACGCAACAAATGAGTTGTTGGTTGTTGCTACGTTAGGTTTGTTGGTTAACCTTGTTGGtttatttgcttttgacCATGGTGCTCATGATCATGGTGGCACGGATAACGAGAATATGAAGGGGATTTTCTTACATATATTGGCCGATACTTTAGGTTCTGTTGGCGTTGTTATTTCAACATTATTAATCAAGTTAACACACTGGCCGATTTTCGATCCAATTGCCTCTTTATTGATTGGCTCCCTGATCTTACTTAGTGCTCTGCCCTTGTTGAAATCTACTTCCGCAAACATTCTACTAAGATTGGACGACAAGAAGCATAACCTAGTGAAGAGTGCACTAAACCAAATTTCAACGACGCCAGGAATCACGGGTTATACAACCCCTAGGTTTTGGCCGACGGAGTCAGGAAGTTCTGGGCATTCTCATTCTCATGGACACACGCATTCTCATTTAGAGGATCACGACCATGGGCATCATCATGATCAGACAAACGATTCAGAAGAACCCCCGAGCTTGGTGGGGTATATTCATGTACAGTATGTAGATGGCGAGAATTCGACAattatcaagaaaagagtggaaaaaatattcgAAAATGTGTCGATTAAAGCATGGGTACAAGTTGAGCCTCAAAATTCCTCCTGTTGGTGTCGGGCTACTTCTATGAATACGGTTTCAACTAACCCGAATTCTCTACCACTACAACCCATAGCGAGTTGACGATTTTCGTCCTGCATACCTTTAGACTATTTTTAAATAAGAATTTCATATACGTAGAAcaatatttcaagaagGTTTCTAGTAGAATTGACAGATCCATCGTAAATACCGGGCGGCTGCTTGTGCCGATCACATTTTACGGTAAATAGCAtcatggaagaaaaaaatacttctAACGAACGAAAAGATGTCATCCAAATTGACCTCAAAATTAACGAAAAGGTTGATAAAGTAGTTAGCATTCAATCGGTATCGTCATTTGGAACTTAAGGGGGAATCCTCTAcattttgtattttttcctttccatatattttggatgttttttttcctatgAAAAGTATCTTCAGAAATCTTATATGTAAAGAGATCATTCAATTCAATACGTCATCAAATAAAGATTAATAAACAAGAATTTAACAAAGTCACTTAATATTAAAACAGAAGGCTTTAAGGAACTTGAAAATTCGCATCATTTCCCAATCCAACACGTACGTCATCAGGCGTTTatatattcaaagaaaatatctCACTTTCATTGTACTGTCGTACAGTTGATATTTCACTTAAATGGAACTACCGGATACTCAAACAGAAGACCTTCCTACCGCTTTAAATGGTATAAAATGTCAATTAAACAGCATATTAAAGTCAAATCAATTATTTCAAGATTATGCACTACTAAACGGGTTCTTGGCATTTGTTCATTCCAAATTGAATGCAGTAGTCCTTTCATCCATAGAATCACGATATGTTTTACATGTTTCTGGAGGTTCATCTGCAACTGATCTTGTCTCCTTTGATCAGAGCAAtatctcttcaattttagATTTTTCTTGGGAAAGCGTTCACTATCCAATATTCAAATGGTTCCAGATGTGGAGGAATTACATTCTTTTTGAGAAGgagaacaaaaaacaaCAGACCAAATTTATTGACTTTAGAAAGATGAATTCGAAGAtgttaaaatttttcaaaacggTGCAaaacttttattttaataTCATCAACACGGTCTACAAAAGATATGATATATCTGTACTTTTACCGAAAAGGATTATTCAAGACTTAAAGTTAAGTGATATCGAAGGACCTGCCATTGGTGCAGACAATTATGCGGTTAAGACATTCAATAGCGGCAGCCCATTTGCACATCTCGTCCTGACACTTTTCCACCGATGCCTGTTATTTTTAGGAACTGCGTATCGCTATAAAAGTCTCCTTGAAGAGGTTTCCAACAAATACAGCATACctaattttaaaaaatctcTCGATTTCTTTCACTTAGCTTCTTTGATGTTGCCAAGTGCTGGTGAGACGTATTCGCAAGCGGGAACGGTGTTCCTTCAAACTGGAAATTTGGGGACTGCAGTGTTCAATTTTGTCAAAGGtatgatgacgaagatgCCAAGTCCTGTATCAATCAAAAACTTTGGGGCACTGATGGTGGACAATAAAAGTTCATTAAATCGTAGCCTGCATACAACTATTATGAACACCTACTTACAAGAATCTAAAGGACCGAGAACACCTGCTAAAGAAATACTAGAGTTTTATTTCCTGGGCCTCTTTGGGTCTGTTTGGTCTCCTAGCAGTTGGAGGGACGATACGAAACCTAACCAATTAAATAACGGTATTAAGTTACGGCATTTAGAGAACGTACTTTACGAGACAATGTCAGCAAGATATCTGAAGAATATTCAGGTCATCTTTTACAATTTGATCATTACAATTGGTGGGTTCCATctattattgaaaaggcGTTTCGATGTAGGTGCAAAAACCCTGAAGGATTTACGTAGTAATGAGTTGgattatttgaattttgcGTTTAAATTCATTGGTCATATTTTAAATTATATCGTAAAGGAATCATGGAGCGAAAATCCTGACGTTCCAGAAATTCTAGGTATGGCAAGAATTATCAATTGCTGGATAAAAGCAAATCCTATGGTTCTTCAATATTCTCAAAGTAATCTAGAGTTTGTTAATGCCATGGCATACTTGATAAACGAtatcatgaaaaaaaaaccaagtCCGTCTTTTACTATAACAGGATATATTCCTAAAAGGACTTATTGGTTTGAAGAAGACTTGATGGTGAAAGGTTTGTCATTCGTTAACTTTCAACTATctgattttgatgattatgaaaaaattttcgaaaTGGACCATAGTTTCGACAGGTTAATTGGTGATCCTCCATTATGTGATAAGCTATCGGTATCATCAGAAATGCTGTTGAGATTGCAGGCTGTTGTAAATTTGGGTTCACAATTATTGATGGAGAATAAGTGTGGAGTGGAATGGTCAGATAATAAATCACGTTATATCTTTAATAAGAAAATCGGATTTAAAGAGACCGTTAAGACTAATATGAAGGCACCGAAACAATCTAATGAAAAGGTCAGGTTACAGAGAAAAAGCAAAGCTTCGACTATTAATGGCTCAATCTCTATGGCGGATTTAGAGAGACAAATGAGAAGTACCTCTTTGGATTCTTCTTCCCCAACTATGGGTTATAGTGGCTCCTCTGTACCTATGGCGCCGGATACGTTCAATGT includes these proteins:
- the EBS1 gene encoding Ebs1p (Protein involved in translation inhibition and nonsense-mediated decay~similar to YDR206W), producing MELPDTQTEDLPTALNGIKCQLNSILKSNQLFQDYALLNGFLAFVHSKLNAVVLSSIESRYVLHVSGGSSATDLVSFDQSNISSILDFSWESVHYPIFKWFQMWRNYILFEKENKKQQTKFIDFRKMNSKMLKFFKTVQNFYFNIINTVYKRYDISVLLPKRIIQDLKLSDIEGPAIGADNYAVKTFNSGSPFAHLVLTLFHRCLLFLGTAYRYKSLLEEVSNKYSIPNFKKSLDFFHLASLMLPSAGETYSQAGTVFLQTGNLGTAVFNFVKGMMTKMPSPVSIKNFGALMVDNKSSLNRSLHTTIMNTYLQESKGPRTPAKEILEFYFLGLFGSVWSPSSWRDDTKPNQLNNGIKLRHLENVLYETMSARYLKNIQVIFYNLIITIGGFHLLLKRRFDVGAKTLKDLRSNELDYLNFAFKFIGHILNYIVKESWSENPDVPEILGMARIINCWIKANPMVLQYSQSNLEFVNAMAYLINDIMKKKPSPSFTITGYIPKRTYWFEEDLMVKGLSFVNFQLSDFDDYEKIFEMDHSFDRLIGDPPLCDKLSVSSEMLLRLQAVVNLGSQLLMENKCGVEWSDNKSRYIFNKKIGFKETVKTNMKAPKQSNEKVRLQRKSKASTINGSISMADLERQMRSTSLDSSSPTMGYSGSSVPMAPDTFNVKPSGIITGNKINVELFETEVVGQKVDDTTTNISPDYSSAAISSSNSAGGSSFDLSNILSSMQNSHLEKSFARTMQGVNEQMPANDICHQAQSPMQGGVYSPQQPSSMSSLKSAYQKSTVPSPTSMVSYPYNFLNQQKQGVIPPFNAQDLQWQNEVYALKSRNYANPAWGSDQHQASVPPPAYTQAQMQMFQQPMQQEVGKYMQFSFDAQNNTDSIKGNSQTSMF
- the MSC2 gene encoding metal cation transporter MSC2 (Endoplasmic reticulum zinc transporter~similar to YDR205W), which produces MDLQELLAKVPLLLSYPTIILSSNLIVPSHNDLISRATTTSAAEYAGQSPALFSTDHVIRLVFLPMFVASSFNLFAHYFNFVNYFSRRKYYVLFTAVFLISILTAIFHPIQSTCITLLIIKLLTTAGESSSTIAINFKIILKTFVPFITMTLVMLRCDPSFDIDAGDMNKIFASLTAYAVLILALRYASPMLLSTLSSSIDVVYKDTGIAQDSISRNKKFPLMLVLPFISFALLYLMTIFNNTYNIQLLMVFVFFGCLSIFFLSLKDLFTEDGNQKKRGQEDEHCRMFETKYMISHFWLTRFTILMTGIMAIVVHFLSFNEITSSIKTDLLSLLFVIIAEYGSTFSSIHPDSHSHNHAHHHSHLTNSLPLENESIFRQMALNKDTRSIFSFLLLNTAFMFVQLLYSFRSKSLGLLSDSLHMALDCTSLLLGLIAGILTKKPASDKFPFGLNYLGTLAGFTNGVLLLGIVCGIFVEAIERIFNPIHLHATNELLVVATLGLLVNLVGLFAFDHGAHDHGGTDNENMKGIFLHILADTLGSVGVVISTLLIKLTHWPIFDPIASLLIGSLILLSALPLLKSTSANILLRLDDKKHNLVKSALNQISTTPGITGYTTPRFWPTESGSSGHSHSHGHTHSHLEDHDHGHHHDQTNDSEEPPSLVGYIHVQYVDGENSTIIKKRVEKIFENVSIKAWVQVEPQNSSCWCRATSMNTVSTNPNSLPLQPIAS